A single region of the Vagococcus teuberi genome encodes:
- a CDS encoding ABC transporter ATP-binding protein, with product MSELNISHLTKNFGGLAAIQDLNLHFGDNELIGLIGPNGAGKTTLFNLITGVYEPSSGTIELTHDGKTTKLNGIAPFKIAQLGISRTFQNIRLFKDLSVLDNVLIAMTANAKESVLSSMLRLPSFYKKEDKMREEATKLLGLFELEDKKDNLAKNLPYGEQRRLEIVRALATKPSILFLDEPAAGMNPQETEELTQLIKRIQKEFGLTIVLIEHDMSLVMEVCERLYVLEYGALISSGTPEEIKQNKRVIQAYLGGEE from the coding sequence ATGTCTGAGTTGAATATTAGTCATTTAACAAAAAACTTCGGTGGGTTAGCCGCTATTCAAGACTTGAATTTGCACTTTGGTGACAATGAATTAATCGGCTTAATTGGTCCAAATGGAGCGGGGAAAACAACCCTTTTTAACTTGATTACAGGTGTTTATGAACCAAGTTCAGGTACGATTGAGTTAACTCATGATGGCAAAACAACTAAATTAAACGGGATTGCTCCTTTCAAAATAGCTCAACTAGGTATCAGTCGAACATTTCAGAATATTCGCTTGTTTAAAGATTTGAGTGTTCTGGATAATGTTTTGATTGCAATGACCGCCAATGCTAAAGAAAGTGTGTTATCTAGCATGTTACGGTTGCCTTCTTTTTATAAAAAAGAAGATAAAATGAGAGAAGAAGCAACGAAATTATTAGGTCTATTTGAATTAGAAGACAAGAAAGATAATTTAGCGAAAAATTTACCTTATGGGGAACAGCGTCGTTTGGAAATTGTCCGCGCTTTAGCAACAAAACCGAGCATTTTATTTTTAGATGAACCAGCTGCTGGTATGAACCCTCAGGAAACAGAAGAATTAACCCAGTTAATCAAACGCATTCAAAAGGAATTTGGGTTGACCATTGTCTTGATTGAACATGACATGTCCTTAGTTATGGAAGTCTGTGAAAGACTTTATGTATTAGAGTATGGTGCGTTAATTTCCTCTGGAACACCAGAAGAAATTAAGCAAAACAAACGCGTTATTCAGGCGTATTTAGGTGGTGAAGAGTAA